The Vulpes vulpes isolate BD-2025 chromosome 1, VulVul3, whole genome shotgun sequence genome contains the following window.
AGACCCCACCTGTGCCTCACCCAAAATCTTTTGATATGTGCTTCCAGCACTTCTCGAATATCTGGATCAAGGAAGGAAACCCTGTGAGTTGTGTTCACATATGGTCTCCAACCCTTCAAGATTCCTGGATTTCTGGTTTCCATTTTAGTGTTGGACATTGGAGAAGCACGGCTGACAGCAAGCCAGGATTGGTGCGCACTCTCAGGGATTAAACCCTCACTGACATGCCCCAATTTCCTGCCCAAATGACCTTTCAAGATGTTTTCTAGATTATTATCTAAGCTCCTTAGTAAGTCACTTTCTGAGTCACTCTTTGACAGCCCCACGTCACTTTCTGATTCTTCAGAGCCTACTCCCTGAAACCTCATTAGGGAGCTTTCTGCATTCCTGGAGAATTCTTTTGGGACCTTCCCCAAAATATATCCCAGGCCCTTGCCCATTCCCTGGTTTATTTGGAATCCTACTTTCTGTGTATCCTTGCTGCTTTTACCTACAAATGCAGAGGGCTGTGAGGGTCGATGCTTGCCCTTTGCCTGACATGTCCCTGGTAATTCACCCTGAAGTTGTCTTAGTTCCAGAGACTCTTGGATCTTACGGGGAAGCTCCCAACGGTGTTGAATGAGCCACTTTTGTAGGTGTTGCTCCAGTTGTTTACGGAGCTCAGGACTGATTGGAAAATTCTCAGGAAGAATAGAGACAACCCAGCTGTCTTCAGGAAGGTTGGAAGTGAAGACACTAAAGACTTCTTGAGATCCTTTGATTACAGAGGATAAAGCCCACCCACTTTCTAATTGCTCCTGCAACAATGGCCATTCTGGATGTTGAATCTCAGTTGGGATGTGAAATTGTGACTTATCCTGGGCTGTAGGGCTAGATATTTTGCAGGCCATAATCTGAGGTGAAGAAGAAGGTGATAAGATTGGAAGAGAAGATTGGAGATGCTCCTGGGTCAGAATCTGAGCCAGAGGTGGGGGTTGGAATTGAGGTATGGTTGACAAGGGTTGAGACTGGAACTCCAATTGGGACAGGGGCTTGGATTGGGAAAGCAGTGATTTAGCCTGCATTTGAACTGGGCAGGTATTTGAGATTCCATTGAATAAGAAAGGAGACTGTAGTGCTGAAGAGCTCTCAGAGATCCAGGCAGTAGCGACCAGAGATTCACTGTGTAGAGAGGGAAGACCCCAAAAGAGCTGATAATATTTATGCTGTAAAGGGTGCCCCAAGACCTTAGGATATGAGAGCTGCTGAGGACCAGGCAACTGCTGTGGTTTGCTTTTTGTGTTCCAGAAGTGTTGGGGGCTTGTGGTGCTCGGCTCAGCACCCAATGATTTCAACATACTCCCCAAAGAATTCAGGTGGTAGTCTGGGCTCATTTGTTGTGGATATgatccatctttttctttttctttcttaatgttGATCTTGACTCCCTTTGTGACTTCTATCTCCAGGAACTTCTGGTCATCAGAGCTGAACAAAGAGGGATTAGCATCTCCTACTTGTCTGTCAGTAGGATTTCCCCAGAATGAGGCCTCTAATGAGTGGTGGAAAAGGTGTTCTTGCTGAGACTCATAATTTGTTGAAGTTGAGAGACACAAGGCTTTGGCAGCAGTTTGCCACCACGACAAGGCTGAAATGGGACAGCTTGAGTGGCCAAGGCCTAAGGTGACTGGGTCAGGAGAAGCTGACCATGGGGTGTGAGATGATCTCTGTGTAATGGTGCCCAGTGGGAGTTCCATTGAGTCACACTGAGAAAGAGTCAGAATGGAGTCTGGAGGTTGTGGGGCAGAAGAGGCTGTCAGAGGTGGAGGGCAGGCCTCTGAATTAAATGGacatggagggggaggggaaagggcgAGTGAATGTGGTAAAAGGCTGTCCAGGGGAAGAAAAGGCTCCAGTGGCCAAGAAGCACTCAGAGATGAGTGGGAATGAACAGAAACTGAAGAGGTCGTTGGGCCAAGAAGTAGAGGGCGCTGGGTCAGAGGAACTGGGGTAGCCAACAAGGACATGGCAGGAGCGGCATCATCCACAGTCTCCCCACATGGCTGGTGGGCTCCAGTAGGCGCTGCTTTGTATACCTCACCAGGGGGATCTTGACATAAGAGCTGATGAAAGCCACCCGTGTCAGGGAGCCTCTCCAGGCAGCTGCAGGAGACAGGAGGCACAAGCTGCAACTAGAAGCTGACAGGGCAAGGAAGGCAGGGCAGTTTGGGCAGAGGTAAACACCTGTGACCCACAGCCCTCCACAGCCTCCATGCTGACTTCACACTACTCTTGGTATTCCTAACTCCAGAGCTTTATCCACACCTTGTTCCCATGACTCCTCCTCCCAAGACTCCCTGTAATCCCAGGGTCATATTAGAGGCTCTGGAACAAAGGAGGGccaaggagaaggggaaagattCTTTACCCTTGCAGAAGTGAAATCAGGCTGCGAGCTCCTTCCAGTTCTTTCAGGCAATTTCTGCAAGCTGGAAATCAGTAAACTGGATTACTATGGTGAAAATAGGGGCCTAAAGGTCTTATAGAGGCTGAGTGCAATGTCCCTTTAGGGGGAGACTGTTGGCTGAGCCCAAGCATCAGTGAGCAAAGCCTCACAGTGATGACAAGGCCTAGGATAGGGGAGTGCTTTGTCATTTACAAATGGACTCTCTCATCCATTACCACCTGGAGCCCTCACAACTCCCTAGTTGGGGAGAAAGAGTAGGGTTCACAAAGGAACCTGAGCAAGGTTAAACCACTTGTCTACAGCTGCACCTGGAAGTTCCACCTCTGAATCCAGGCATTATTGGTCCACTACAACCCATACACCCTTGCTGGCCAACACCAATTTCAGCCTCTAATAGCTTCTTTCCCATCATGGGATCTAGGAAGTATATAGTATCTGATCTCCTTCTGAGGAGCCTCTCTGAAGGCTCTGTTTCCTGAAGGATGGTCTCTGCCTCTGGCATCCTTGGAGACTGTGGATCTGGACCATCAGGGGCACAAAAGATGGAGGATAACTTAGGGCACACAGAGCTAATGGCATATGTTTACCTTTCAAAGCTCCACTTTTCTTCTTACTCCTGTTCCTCTTCCTCAGCTCCACTTGATGCTAAGAGAAAAGATGAGGGGCTGGGACtcaattctctcttctttctatatGGTCTGCAAATGCTCACTGTCCATGAACAATATGAACATCTACATTCTACATTTCTGCATCTAATGGGGGTCTGTGGTTAtctttccttttgctcattttttctccctttattcatttttaaagtgaataaaaatagttttaaaatttttcttctttgaataatGCAAAGGTAGATTTTCTATGTGAGATCACTATGGATTTCTTTCATTACTATTCCTCTACTCAAGAAACGCACATTTTCAAAACTATATAGGTCCTTGTCTGGTTCATCAGATAAGACTCTGTTTCCCGAGCTCAGAGTTCCATTCTAGCCCTTTAGAGGCTCTCCAGGGATCAGCACTGCTCTGAAATCAGCCCTGACACCGAGGCAGAGCTTACCTGAGACCTGCCACAGGAATGGGAAAGTGGATGGTGAAACAATGCTTAGGAGTCTGTCCTCCTGCAGAAAATGAACTCAGTATACAACCTACACTCACTGGTCACTGTGTTTGGGACTTTGCCCTGGAACCCTTTACCACACCTGAATTCTGGGTCTGAGACCTTGGGATAGaaagcctggcctggcctggcttgTCCCTAGGAGGATGATGTTCTGTTCTTTCCTGAGACTTCCTATCTCAGAAGTCTCTCAGGAAATTTAGAAAAGTggattaagaataagaaaaaaagattctctcttttggGGTTTACCCAAAATTTTCTTACCTTCCTGGTGTTTATATATTTCCTAGCTGGTGGTAAGGGCTGATTACTCTGAAAGCAGGGGAGCAACAGAAGAAACAGCCCAAGTCCACACAGGAAAGCAATGATGGTATCAACCACCCAGGAGGTGGGACTGGAGCTCAGCCAGGTGGTACCAGTGCTTCtcagagaaaagaaattctcCATCTTTGGAATCGCACTGCTGCCCTCAGGCAACTGAGCACTGGGAATTTACTTGAAGACAGAACCCCAGGCCTGCATCACAGAGCTGTGACCTTGTCACAAAGGGTTCCTGAGAATGAGGGAGGGAACAGTCAGAGGAGCAGACTGGACTACCACCCCTCCCCCGCTATTGAGCCCCATAGAACCCTGCACCTTCCTAGGCCTTCAGATTCCTCTTTGGCCAATTTTCCATTCATTCCACCTGGAACTCAGATATTACCAAGTCCTCTTTGATATTAGCTATCTTGACTTAAATCCCACCACTTTCATAACCTTTGAAAATTTCAAGTTGACCCTAGAATTTTGGCTATTTTCCAGGGAATTTAAGGGGTTTTTTTGTCCTGAAATCCAGCTTCCCATATGTTTTTGTCTTGTATAAACCCCGGatacataatttaaatttcttttgcacTTAATTAGTTTTATGAATTTTAGTGGTTTGTCTCATCTTCAGAAAGACATATACAAGATAAAAcaatttattatcaaaaattCATAAATCAAAGTAGGAAAGCTATAAATAGTTAAAccttcaaatgattttttttaagtttgtaacaTAATTCTGAAGTTAGAAAAGCTTTAAACTGCACAAAGACTTTTGGGACATgctggatacacacacacacacacttatccTTTCACAAACCAATCCAGTATTTCCAAATCTAAGAATTCACAATTTTATActggtaacattttttaaaatgttgtcttgatctgattttttattttattttacttttgttttagttttaattttttttttattttccacataagTTTTGAAACAATTAGGGTTTCcatgacaaaataccacagaaaGGGTGAAttgaataacaaaaatttatttctcacagttctgaagtctggaaagtccaagatcaagatgccagcaCAGTCATCTGGTGAAGGCCCTGGTTCATAGAGGATTCCCAcagtgtcctcacatggtaggaATCTATCAGGAGACTCTTTTATACAGCACTAATCCCCCTCACAAGGGCTCATAAGCATGTTCCAATAACCCTACCTCCTCTCTTCTTTAGGAGTTAGGatttgaatatatgaattttggagggaacACATTCAGATATAGGCACATGTGCTATACCTAGAAGCTAGGAATAGGTTAAATTGAGCTAAAGTAGTGACCTCCTTTATAATAATCTCaagtcaaattaaaattttatcaacatGTGGACTTAAATCTTTGTATTCATATTTGccctctatattttctttattactttattttcaatatattttgtttcatgggcttttttgaaatttaaaatcttatctGATAACTTTTACCTTGATTAATTTGCTATTCtattatgatttatttctgccatcttattttatgattattttccatattttctctattgtttcttttttcttctctttttgtgtctcccACTTAATAGGTCAAATGTTCTGTTtgttgaaatttgaaaatttttaatgcCATAATGGTTTTAtatcattaattatattaattttcccCTCAGTTTCTGATGTGTTACTAATAATATCATCTCAGTGGAATGAGCAAGTACTCTTGCCTCCTCTAATTCTTGTTTCTCCATCTTGACAGCCTTTATTTCAAGGGAATATTACTGGAGTTTTGCTTCTGGGTTATTTTGGATATGCTACATCAATCCTTATATCCATACACCTATAGCATGTTcctaagtttatttttcttcctattggACAATTTCTT
Protein-coding sequences here:
- the LOC112912586 gene encoding spermatogenesis-associated protein 31A6-like, giving the protein MGKKLLEAEIGVGQQGCMGCSGPIMPGFRGGTSSCLERLPDTGGFHQLLCQDPPGEVYKAAPTGAHQPCGETVDDAAPAMSLLATPVPLTQRPLLLGPTTSSVSVHSHSSLSASWPLEPFLPLDSLLPHSLALSPPPPCPFNSEACPPPLTASSAPQPPDSILTLSQCDSMELPLGTITQRSSHTPWSASPDPVTLGLGHSSCPISALSWWQTAAKALCLSTSTNYESQQEHLFHHSLEASFWGNPTDRQVGDANPSLFSSDDQKFLEIEVTKGVKINIKKEKEKDGSYPQQMSPDYHLNSLGSMLKSLGAEPSTTSPQHFWNTKSKPQQLPGPQQLSYPKVLGHPLQHKYYQLFWGLPSLHSESLVATAWISESSSALQSPFLFNGISNTCPVQMQAKSLLSQSKPLSQLEFQSQPLSTIPQFQPPPLAQILTQEHLQSSLPILSPSSSPQIMACKISSPTAQDKSQFHIPTEIQHPEWPLLQEQLESGWALSSVIKGSQEVFSVFTSNLPEDSWVVSILPENFPISPELRKQLEQHLQKWLIQHRWELPRKIQESLELRQLQGELPGTCQAKGKHRPSQPSAFVGKSSKDTQKVGFQINQGMGKGLGYILGKVPKEFSRNAESSLMRFQGVGSEESESDVGLSKSDSESDLLRSLDNNLENILKGHLGRKLGHVSEGLIPESAHQSWLAVSRASPMSNTKMETRNPGILKGWRPYVNTTHRVSFLDPDIREVLEAHIKRFWVRHRWGLLLKVLKTVNLFKLKKVQPLPVLQFSFTPSATCVSGSPIVKFAEFLGKRPKACLGKNAITEESVATLKRPFLASSPMYGEIQRGLGGIPSGDNQGPSKASLIGQEDRQPSQSLTLKLRGRTWQSGSAECTEKSSLELSPSSAVARNEPREESGDWTSQVPCHRVAMLDMNLGSQYYRDERAREIVEAKESPGLQPQSGESSLNAEVSEFKSKVKIKSENQPQDCPTHMLLDIDNLASQVPHCHLQRVPTEDKMLYGFMVDQRNCLRQQDPMISKLRDSWKSHRKMTDPTYKREDCRRLNSGKNEQFEALGTSQAECMSHPASIRRIVDSVRSRCIQLLPEKKQGPSESLFRKRVRRFFQWVFPNKKVKGQNVLQKCRPITASAQSQGPVKSRSIMASETPEAQALMTAVGQILEEKMAIHHGFHATKLNEHKQELQAPVCGCFCYHRLPCYPEQGRIMNFTAHGHQASSKGQRSSIRERQVKHRQSLKSVRFKDEQLGSNFSSLPPKKTLSPVSPCQYGPRMPSVPGHHHHCPRHCLIQGQILSSQP